The sequence below is a genomic window from Streptomyces sp. V1I1.
GAGATCGGCGCGACCACAGCTGTCGGCCTGGTGCTGGTACTCGCGAGCTCCTCGCTCATCCGTGGCCTGGCCTCCGTCGACCGGCTCATGGTCACCGGGCTCCTCGGGCCTTCCATGCTCGCCACCCGCGTCGTCGAGCTGGAGTCGGACCGCGGCGTGGTCGTCGACACGGCGGCCGCCGACCTGCGCCGCATCGAGCGCGATCTGCACGACGGCGCACAGGCCCGCCTGGTCGCCCTCGCCATGGACCTGGGTCTCGCCAAGGAGAAACTGCTCGAGGACCCGGACGCGGCCGCCCGGATGGTGGACGAGGCGCACGGCGAGGTGAAGGTGGCGCTGCAGGAGCTGCGCGATCTGGCCCGTGGCATCCACCCCGCCGTACTGACCGACCGTGGCCTGGACGCGGCCCTCTCCTCCGTCGCCTCCCGCTGCACGGTCCCGGTGTCGGTCGAGGTGGACCTGCCCTCCAGGCCCGCACCCGCCATCGAAGGCATCGCGTACTTCACCGTCTCCGAGCTGCTGCAGAACGTCAGCAAGCACGCCCAGGCGGGCCGCGCATCGGTGGACGTCTGGCGCTCCCAGGACCGGCTGATGCTGCAGGTCACCGACAACGGCCGGGGCGGCGCGGCGTTGCCCGTCAGCGGCTCCGCCGAGGACTCGGCGGGCAGTGGTCTCGCGGGCCTGGCCGAGCGGCTGGACGCCGTGGACGGGATCCTGGCCGTGGACTCGCCGCCCGGCGGCCCGACGACGGTGACCGCCGAGCTCCCCTGGCGCGGCTGACCCCATCCCTTGATCAC
It includes:
- a CDS encoding sensor histidine kinase gives rise to the protein MATDYRPERPERAQRPQWQEHQENHERPEPRGHLLPPALRAPLEGRTWREFGYLLLSLPISIVFFTFAVAIISLGSGLLITFIGIPVLAAGLAGCRGLGALERARARGLLRLSVGDPTPVRADKSGLMPWVGAVLKSGASWRHLLYAILHFPWAVFAFTVSVTFWATSWSLLLYPLWRWTFPRYLGEPGIALYGDTGGNEFYLDTPFEIGATTAVGLVLVLASSSLIRGLASVDRLMVTGLLGPSMLATRVVELESDRGVVVDTAAADLRRIERDLHDGAQARLVALAMDLGLAKEKLLEDPDAAARMVDEAHGEVKVALQELRDLARGIHPAVLTDRGLDAALSSVASRCTVPVSVEVDLPSRPAPAIEGIAYFTVSELLQNVSKHAQAGRASVDVWRSQDRLMLQVTDNGRGGAALPVSGSAEDSAGSGLAGLAERLDAVDGILAVDSPPGGPTTVTAELPWRG